The window ataaacatacatttgcaATATGCCACATTGGAATCGACATTAAcacaattttgtattttttgctgtACAAGTAGTTTTTTTGACAACTAGTCCAAACCTTCCAACTTCCTGCTATTCGTTCTGCCATCTGCTGTCACATGACAAACTAAAGAGGAATAGCAACTAAACAGGGACCGTTTAAAACTGACTTCATACATGGCCCTGACATACTGTTTGGTTTTCAGTGTAGGCAGgctgatgcacacacactagtgttttaattgtgttttttgtactgATTTTCACCACTACTACTTTCCATGTTAAAGCAACTTCTCATGTGTGGACCATGAATAATACCGATTTTTACCCAAGGTGCTGTGACTTTGGTGTCCTGCttggtttgattttgttttgtgacATATTCACAAGTTTGTGCACATTTAAAAGTATCAGTTTGCAGAATGTATCTGCacttctctttgtctttgtatttttccacaATAAAAATAGAGAACCAAATGTCCTAAGAAGATTAATGTTTGCATTTACATACAACAGGGAACAGCTTGTTCAAACTGTTGGTTATTCAAAAACAATTTGATTGTAGCCTTGCTATGTGTGCAGATGATCACCGATTCTTTATTGGGAAAGTGCACAAAAGACATCCCACATATTTTCTCATCATTTCCACTTTTTGGCATACAACTTAAGGCATGAGGAATTcagtttacatttacattagcTTACtggaaaaatgtatgaaatgttaATACTACAGTTCACTATGCTGGAACTTACAACTTAAAGCATTGCACTTAAATGCGAGTATTTGCCAAATGACTCTGGGTCACAACATTCATAACATGTTACAAGTGCCAACATCCAGCATAGAGTGAAGGACCGACCCAATGAAATAGTTACAGAAAAGGCACCATTAGCGCTGTTTGAAAAGAATAAGCTTCCCATGAGTTAGTTTCAAAGAAATATACTAACATGATTAAATAATGTCTAGGGTTTCAACATGGCCTCTTTGTTTCCAGCGGTTTCCTCGGTAGGGTCAAAGGTGAGAAGCTCTGGCCTTGTTTGCAGGTCCAAAGCATGATTCAAAACAGGGCCAGTGATATATGGGTGCACTCTGTTCCACCTTGTTCCCCTGTGATTCTCTCAGTCATTCATCAAACATAGTGGTTTATCTTTACTTAAAACCCTCATAAAGGAAATTGTTTATTTACACTGTCGACAGGACTCATCTTTTGTGaattaaaaagttaaaagatATAAAACCTCAACATCTATAGTCATTATCCCTTTGACATTAAAAACAGTAGAGTTGTGTGGAACCGTGCGCAGTAAACATACTTCTTCTCTGATGAGGGCAGTTTGTTTTCctgtataaagtgtgtgtgagctgcagtCCCCCTTACAGCTGCAGACTGGGATCAGCCTATGAACGTCAGAGCGGCCATGATGCTGAAGCCCAGCAGGATGAAGAGCACCTTAAGAAGCTGCTTCCCGGGGGAGTTGAGCTCATGGGGGAGGATCTCCAGAAAGGTGATGTAGATGAACGTCCCAGCAGCGAGGCCCTCCAGGACGGcctgaatcagagctccagCCGCCAGCTGAGCCTCCATAACACTGATACCGATGGCGATGCCTATAGGCGACATCATGGCAAACACGCTGATGTAAGCAACCACCCATAGCGGACGGACTGAGCTCTGTACGAGCTTCACCGACAGGCTGAACACGATGATGGTCTTGTGGACAAGTATCGCTATGCAGATCTCTAATACctggagaagaaaacaaagaagttttgtgattctttttttacctcctttaacaccttttaaaataaacacaaacaatagtAGAGGATGAGAATATTGTGTAAAAAGGCTTGTTTGAATTTTAGTGGTTAAATATGAACGATCATCAAATCAATGAAGTGCATTGAACATATCTGTTATAgtaaaaatactacattttttatatattacaaTTATGGATTTTTCCAGATAACGCACTTCCAGTAATTTAACTGTTTTGGAATAAATCAATCATTACAAAAAGTCAATTTTACTGATTAGCAACTTCCTCAGCTTTGTCAACTAACTGATAGGCTGATGTTGATTTAATTTACATTCAATGGTGATGCAAGTGTTACCCAAAACACTGATACTTCATTAGCAAAATGAGAAAAGCCATAATCCATAAATTACTGGATAAACTGACTCCTCTTTTATAAGGAGAAGCAAGTTCACTAAATGGACATTTGTCCTGCATTTGATCCAAAACATAGAACACTTGAGGCTTTTAAAATCCGGGGTTTCATAATGCACTTGTTTAAACTGTGAATTCTTCCTTAGCACTAACAAAGATTGctttttggttttatattttcaactacataattaaaaataacatgtaaatGTTGATGACATTTGAAAGTGAGATCGGTCAAAAAAAggtctttggttttgtttttctaggaCATTGCCTGGAGAACAAGAACATAAAACCAGCATGAAGATACAAAGTCCTGAGGGACATTGTTAGTACGCTCCGACTGTGAGGCTGTCTTATGACCAATGGAAACAGATTGGTTTCTCATGACAGCGAGATTTACTTTTGTTCCTGAAGCCACAAACAGAAACTGTTATCTTCTGGCATTTTGCTGAGTACTTGATTCCAACTTGATTTGAGTAGCATTTTTCCAAGATAAGGCTTCATTGCATGTCATGCAAAGAGCATGGTGGGTCCCTGTTTTGTTGAGGATGCACTCTAAAAAAACTCGAAAATCAGGTGTAGTGCTTTGGGTGTTTACCTTTGAGTCTGTGCTCTGTAGGCCAATAGCAAGACCTTCAAAAATTGagtggagggagagggagaggaagagcatGAAGGAGCGAAAGGGGGAGTGAGCCTGAAAGTCAACATGGACATGTTGGCCGCTGCCCTCCAGATCATGATTTGTTCCATGGCCATGGCCATGTCCATTTCTGTTGTCCGCCATCAGGGGTGCCCTCTCCTCCTGAGATGCTACCATCTCTCGACAGTTTAGGACAATCCTCTCCAGTATGAGGACCATGAAGAATCCAGCAGCCATGATGAACTCGGCAAGGGGGAAACTGGTCTGTTTGAGAGAGAGATTAATGAGTGTGCAGGCCGTCTGATAACGTCAACATTAGGAAACACAGATTGTAAACAGTACATTATTTCTGTGAAGACCCTCAGTCATACAGGATAGGATATCTTAAATTGCTGTCAAACGCAAATGAAAcagatgatttatttttgaacccAAATGTTCTTTACagtgttatttttctctcttcaggTAATACGGctaaaaaatgaattgaatgaatTTTGAAAATCAATTAATCATCATTTGAGTATAATATCaaccaaaacaaatgatctgCTTCCAGAACATCCATCTGTTTATCTTTTTAAGAGGTCAATTTGTTCTCTGTAAgttgaaatatacattttatatcaaTTTGTGACAAAGAAATTGGCGGCATTAATTCATACGTGGCCGTACCTCCACCTTCCGAACATCCAGCTCTGCGCTGATGTCCGACAGATAATCTGGAATGATGTCCAGCAGACATGCTGCCAGAAAAACCCCGCCAGCAAAACAGCTGATCAGACTCAGAAATGTGCGGTGCGTTTCTGCAGGAAGGATAGAAGATAAAAACATTACTTATGTTTTAACATACAGTGATAACAGTTAAAGCATTGTCTAAATTAGCCACAGTTTTGTGCGTGACTCTGCTGTTGTGTATTTCAGAAACTTTGATAGCAAATCATGATTCTATATGTGACTGAATGGGGCATTAATATTTTATCACATGTTTTCATCAATTGGTTAATGTGTATtgaatattatattatgtaaCTAAGCTCGTGTATAGCTGAAATATTTATGGTAATTATTGAAGACTGATTAAATCCCTGACTTTCCGTCCTAAACTGGAACAGTTGTTTGAACATCATGTGACACATGATCATGAAAAGAACATAAGTCCATATTCCTCCGTAAACCACTCAAACACAAGCGGATATTATGGAGAGAATTTAAAATTTCAGTTCCATCTAAGAAAGCCAAAGTTCATGCTTAGATCCTTGTTCTGCCTGTTATGAgctattaaatgtgtttttaggcgTTTAGGCTCAAGCCTGTCAGGTGACTGCAGGGGTGAGAGGAGGATTTATTCATGTTAGCGGATAACTTACACATTTAAGttgaaacaaactaaaataacaacataatgGAGTACTACGTAATTAACATCTCTCATGCCCACAATGGATATGTTcaagggaaataaaacattctCGAAATAAACATTAGTTTCTGCTTTTTGTGGTGGTGGGTTGTGTTTGAATATCAGTGGTTAAAACTAAGATTAAACTCTTTATCACTACTCCCTTATCACTACGTTAATATTTTCTAAGTCACAGTTGATAAAATCAATAGCCGTTAATTGACTCTACAACACTACAGCGTGTGATTCAGTTGAGCTGGTAAACCACTATCCTTCCGGACCGTAACACCATACTGCATTCAAAGCACGGGACATTTACAGTTGGTTTCTTTATATGCAAATGACTAAAAATCGTACAACAGAGATCTCAACTGCACATTAATCAGCAAATTTCTGATTTAAATTCGGCATCGATGTTAcaaagtttttaaaaatccaaGTCAGGTAAAACGTTCGATGTTTGCATTAATCCACGTTGTGGAATTTAGCTTGTGTATTATTTTACATGTGAAAGTGAACGAAATAAAGACGGTTTTATTAACGTGCTAGTGTTAAATAACCTTACGTTATATTGTTATAATAAAACGAACGGTTACCGACCTGTCCCGTTTGTGTCTCTGAACCATTTGATTCGAGCAGGGATGAATCCAACGAGAAGAGTTAAGAGCAATAACCCGACCAGAGCACCTATCTTCACTTCGAGTAGGTAATCCATGTTGTAGTATAAAActgtcttttcaaatgtgtggtTGACAACCTAACTATATCATCGTGTCTCTGGCTGCGGGGAAACCTGGATCTTCCTAACCGCTGTGAAGATAAGTGTTTCCCTGAGACCAACAGTCACAAGTGTTGTCATTTGGGATCTGTGGTACGGTGGTCGTAAAGGGTCAAATATAATCTATCGC of the Eleginops maclovinus isolate JMC-PN-2008 ecotype Puerto Natales chromosome 4, JC_Emac_rtc_rv5, whole genome shotgun sequence genome contains:
- the slc39a1 gene encoding zinc transporter ZIP1 — translated: MDYLLEVKIGALVGLLLLTLLVGFIPARIKWFRDTNGTETHRTFLSLISCFAGGVFLAACLLDIIPDYLSDISAELDVRKVETSFPLAEFIMAAGFFMVLILERIVLNCREMVASQEERAPLMADNRNGHGHGHGTNHDLEGSGQHVHVDFQAHSPFRSFMLFLSLSLHSIFEGLAIGLQSTDSKVLEICIAILVHKTIIVFSLSVKLVQSSVRPLWVVAYISVFAMMSPIGIAIGISVMEAQLAAGALIQAVLEGLAAGTFIYITFLEILPHELNSPGKQLLKVLFILLGFSIMAALTFIG